In a genomic window of Halobiforma lacisalsi AJ5:
- a CDS encoding formyltransferase family protein — translation MSAAHPLRVGVLSESFLYEWQVRALERLRDQTGTELSLVVRNADSDAEAESWNSKDRITLADVREFVDTFRLERAWTFVLAERALGRVLGDEQPLWHRRSVENVDAVADADHLACEPLTDDGWNELPDDAVDTIADRCDVVVRFGFGLVRGDVLTAPEYGVVSFHPADIREYRGMGPPAIFHDGRSRAGTTLQRLDESIDGGEIVAYDEVSLEGCYTLWDVFDRLATLQVRLLSEGVANLRDPSFEPESVPDDRLGEFYYRSQRRTVPFAARVLAKNVAGRVRRRLENREPLEEGVQRGERTES, via the coding sequence ATGTCCGCCGCTCACCCGTTGCGGGTCGGAGTCCTGAGTGAGTCCTTTCTCTACGAGTGGCAGGTCCGCGCGCTCGAGCGGTTACGGGACCAAACTGGAACGGAACTCTCGCTGGTCGTCCGGAATGCCGATTCGGACGCGGAAGCCGAATCCTGGAACTCGAAGGATCGGATCACCCTCGCGGACGTCCGAGAGTTCGTCGACACGTTTCGCCTGGAACGGGCCTGGACCTTCGTCCTCGCCGAGCGGGCGCTGGGGCGGGTGCTGGGCGACGAACAGCCACTGTGGCACCGCCGGTCCGTGGAGAACGTCGACGCCGTCGCCGACGCAGATCACCTCGCCTGCGAGCCCTTGACCGACGACGGCTGGAACGAACTCCCCGACGACGCTGTCGATACGATTGCCGACCGGTGTGACGTCGTCGTCCGGTTCGGGTTCGGACTCGTCCGCGGAGACGTTCTTACGGCCCCGGAGTACGGCGTGGTGAGTTTCCACCCGGCCGACATTCGAGAGTACCGGGGCATGGGGCCGCCGGCGATATTCCACGACGGCCGCTCCCGCGCCGGCACGACGCTCCAGCGACTGGACGAGTCGATCGACGGCGGCGAGATCGTCGCCTACGACGAGGTGTCGCTCGAGGGATGTTACACGCTCTGGGACGTGTTCGACCGGCTCGCGACCCTACAGGTTCGGCTGCTGAGCGAGGGAGTCGCCAACCTTCGGGACCCGTCGTTCGAACCCGAATCGGTTCCGGACGACCGACTCGGCGAGTTCTACTACCGGAGCCAGCGCCGGACGGTGCCGTTCGCGGCGCGAGTGCTCGCGAAGAACGTCGCCGGACGGGTTCGCAGACGGCTCGAGAACCGAGAGCCGCTCGAGGAAGGGGTACAGCGGGGCGAACGAACCGAGTCGTAG
- a CDS encoding site-2 protease family protein encodes MDYGFPAFISPPELFGSELLTWVVVGLGLYWAAIIALRNADLLPDFVGTQGPILTFHTKRGREFLDWLSGPRRFWRAWANLGIGIALVVMVAMFGFLLLAAISSLSSPQPSTAVQQPRNVLVIPGVNDFLPLSATPGIVFGLLVGLVVHEGGHGLLCRVEDIDIDSMGIAMLAVLPVGAFVEPDQQSSKNASRGSQTRMFAAGVTNNFAITLVAFALLFGPVAGSIAVAPGAAVGGVAPDSPAAEAGLQPNDRITAIDGTPVESNDDLADRLEGADGEQVTVEINDGETITFDRSLIVTAAVDGGPAGLEAGDAIVAVDGQEVATEHEFRQAVGDDEVATLTIDPTDGDRLEREVPIGAAVQVLEGEPLESELGPTDETFVITSFEGERVHSYADLGPLLDGGEPGDEVTLAGYLGGERQELEVTLGESPYQSDDGFLGIGATPGTTGFEVADVGVQLYPAEEYLTVLGGEGDSSFGVLTDSFLGKIGIALLLPIVGVIGALPFNFAGFTGGIENFYQVQGTMAALGDTTVFLIANLLFWTGWINVQLGFFNCIPAFPLDGGHILRTSTEAVISRLPIDATRRRVRMVTTSVGLTMLISFLAMLFAPGILAG; translated from the coding sequence ATGGACTACGGGTTCCCTGCTTTCATCTCGCCGCCCGAACTCTTCGGTTCGGAGCTACTGACGTGGGTCGTCGTCGGCCTGGGGCTCTACTGGGCCGCGATCATCGCGCTGCGGAACGCGGACCTGCTCCCCGACTTCGTCGGCACCCAGGGTCCGATCCTCACGTTCCACACCAAGCGTGGGCGCGAGTTCCTCGACTGGCTGTCCGGACCCAGGCGGTTCTGGCGGGCCTGGGCGAACCTCGGCATCGGCATCGCGCTCGTCGTGATGGTCGCGATGTTCGGGTTCCTCCTGCTCGCGGCGATCAGTTCGCTCTCCTCGCCGCAGCCGTCGACGGCCGTCCAGCAACCGCGGAACGTCCTCGTCATCCCCGGCGTCAACGACTTCCTGCCGCTGTCTGCCACCCCCGGCATCGTCTTCGGACTCCTTGTCGGACTCGTCGTCCACGAGGGCGGCCACGGGCTGCTCTGTCGGGTCGAGGACATCGACATCGACTCGATGGGGATCGCGATGCTCGCCGTCCTCCCCGTCGGCGCGTTCGTCGAACCCGACCAGCAAAGCAGCAAGAACGCCTCCCGCGGCAGCCAGACCCGGATGTTCGCCGCCGGCGTCACGAACAACTTCGCGATCACGCTGGTCGCGTTCGCCCTGCTTTTCGGTCCCGTCGCGGGTTCGATCGCCGTCGCCCCGGGTGCCGCCGTCGGCGGCGTCGCCCCCGACTCGCCCGCCGCCGAGGCCGGCCTCCAGCCCAACGATCGGATCACCGCCATCGACGGCACCCCCGTCGAGAGCAACGACGACCTCGCCGACCGCCTCGAGGGCGCCGACGGCGAGCAGGTAACCGTCGAGATCAACGACGGAGAGACGATCACGTTCGACCGCTCGCTGATCGTCACCGCGGCGGTCGACGGCGGTCCCGCGGGACTCGAGGCCGGCGATGCGATCGTCGCGGTCGACGGACAGGAGGTCGCGACCGAACACGAGTTCCGCCAGGCCGTCGGCGACGACGAGGTCGCGACGCTGACGATCGATCCGACCGACGGAGACCGTCTCGAGCGCGAGGTCCCGATCGGTGCGGCCGTTCAGGTGCTCGAGGGTGAACCGCTCGAGTCCGAACTCGGCCCGACCGACGAGACGTTCGTCATTACCTCCTTCGAGGGCGAGCGCGTCCACAGCTACGCCGACCTCGGGCCGCTCCTCGACGGCGGGGAGCCCGGCGACGAGGTGACCCTCGCCGGCTATCTCGGCGGCGAACGGCAGGAACTCGAGGTGACCCTCGGCGAGAGTCCCTACCAGTCCGACGACGGGTTCCTCGGGATCGGCGCGACGCCGGGGACGACCGGCTTCGAGGTCGCGGACGTCGGCGTGCAACTCTACCCGGCCGAAGAGTACCTGACGGTCCTCGGCGGCGAAGGTGACAGCAGCTTCGGCGTGCTCACCGACAGCTTCCTCGGCAAGATCGGCATCGCCCTGCTGTTGCCGATCGTCGGCGTCATCGGCGCGCTCCCGTTCAATTTCGCCGGCTTCACGGGCGGCATCGAGAACTTCTACCAGGTTCAGGGAACGATGGCCGCGCTCGGCGACACCACGGTGTTCCTGATCGCGAACCTGCTGTTCTGGACCGGCTGGATCAACGTCCAACTGGGCTTTTTCAACTGCATCCCCGCCTTCCCGCTGGACGGCGGCCACATCCTCCGGACCAGCACGGAGGCGGTGATCTCCCGGCTCCCGATCGACGCGACCCGCCGGAGGGTCCGGATGGTGACGACCTCGGTCGGGCTGACCATGCTGATCAGCTTCCTGGCAATGTTGTTCGCACCGGGAATACTCGCCGGGTAA
- the lysS gene encoding lysine--tRNA ligase, with protein sequence MTDETDTNDTDDLASRAEISPYTLQRDDIETQHAFWADTVADRIEDRDPEEPIVIKGGISPSGVPHLGNVNEIMRGYFVAEALRERGHEVRQVFTADDRDPLRKLPRTLCDLEGNLVDLGEVDAGALGRNLGSPYTDIPDPFGCCDSYGDHFSQIIVDSAEAVDVPIDLVSNTELYENGDLEDVTRFVLEHRERAREVLAAYQDKVDDEYVPFNPICEECGKITETVTSVDLDGDEPTVDYRCTDMDAGDRTIEGCGHEGTATLREGKMPWRFEWPAQWKELGVDFEPFGKDHAEGSWPSGQDVARNVLEIEPPVPMVYEWFTLEGEPFSSSEGNVILVSDVLELLEPEVLRYFFAKDPVKARDFSIERLDQLVDEFDRLERIYFGEVEADEDETAFAERVYPLLVEDPREERIRLPYTFAAVLGMFDDPDLREEVARKEGHIPDDAPEWAVEDALARVERARNWARRTGNEFDYELKRSEIPDHDFDAATEDALEELAEFIEAGHDPEEIQGEIYETAKRHDVDVGAFFAAGYRLFFDEDQGPKLGPFLAKLDREFVVARLRRER encoded by the coding sequence ATGACCGACGAGACCGATACGAACGACACCGACGATCTCGCCTCTAGAGCCGAAATCAGCCCCTATACGCTCCAGCGGGACGACATCGAGACGCAACACGCGTTCTGGGCGGACACGGTCGCGGACCGGATCGAAGACCGCGATCCCGAGGAACCGATCGTCATCAAGGGCGGCATCTCCCCCTCCGGCGTCCCCCACCTCGGGAACGTCAACGAGATCATGCGCGGCTACTTCGTCGCCGAAGCCCTCCGCGAGCGGGGCCACGAGGTCCGCCAGGTCTTCACCGCCGACGACCGCGACCCCCTGCGGAAGCTCCCGCGTACCCTCTGTGATCTCGAGGGGAACCTCGTCGATCTGGGCGAGGTCGACGCCGGCGCGCTCGGCCGCAACCTCGGCTCGCCGTACACCGACATCCCCGACCCGTTCGGCTGCTGTGACTCCTACGGCGACCACTTCTCGCAAATCATTGTCGACAGCGCCGAAGCCGTCGACGTCCCGATCGATCTCGTCTCGAACACGGAACTGTACGAGAACGGCGACCTCGAGGACGTCACCCGGTTCGTTCTCGAGCACCGCGAGCGCGCCCGCGAGGTGCTCGCGGCGTACCAGGACAAGGTCGACGACGAGTACGTCCCGTTCAACCCGATCTGCGAGGAGTGCGGGAAGATTACCGAGACGGTGACGAGCGTCGATCTGGACGGCGACGAACCGACCGTCGACTACCGCTGTACGGACATGGACGCCGGCGACCGCACCATCGAGGGCTGTGGCCACGAGGGTACCGCTACCCTGCGGGAGGGGAAGATGCCCTGGCGCTTCGAGTGGCCCGCCCAGTGGAAGGAACTCGGCGTCGACTTCGAGCCCTTCGGCAAGGACCACGCCGAGGGCTCCTGGCCGAGCGGCCAGGACGTCGCGCGCAACGTCCTCGAGATCGAACCCCCCGTCCCGATGGTCTACGAGTGGTTCACCCTCGAGGGCGAACCGTTCTCCTCCTCGGAGGGCAACGTCATCCTCGTCTCGGACGTCCTCGAGTTGCTCGAACCCGAAGTCCTGCGGTACTTCTTCGCGAAGGATCCCGTGAAGGCCCGGGACTTCAGCATCGAACGCCTCGACCAGCTCGTCGACGAGTTCGACCGCCTCGAGCGGATCTACTTCGGCGAGGTCGAGGCCGACGAGGACGAGACGGCCTTCGCCGAGCGGGTCTACCCGCTGCTGGTCGAGGACCCCCGCGAGGAGCGGATTCGCCTGCCGTACACGTTCGCCGCCGTGCTCGGGATGTTCGACGACCCGGACCTCCGCGAGGAGGTCGCCCGCAAGGAAGGCCACATCCCCGACGACGCCCCCGAGTGGGCGGTCGAGGACGCACTCGCACGCGTCGAACGCGCCCGCAACTGGGCGCGTCGCACGGGCAACGAGTTCGATTACGAACTCAAGCGCAGCGAGATCCCCGACCACGACTTCGACGCGGCGACCGAGGACGCCCTCGAGGAACTGGCCGAGTTCATCGAGGCGGGCCACGATCCCGAGGAGATCCAGGGCGAGATCTACGAGACGGCCAAGCGCCACGACGTCGACGTCGGCGCGTTCTTCGCGGCCGGCTACCGCCTGTTCTTCGACGAGGACCAGGGGCCGAAGCTCGGGCCGTTCCTCGCGAAACTCGATCGGGAGTTCGTCGTGGCCCGCCTGCGCCGCGAGCGATAG
- the pyrH gene encoding UMP kinase: MKVVVSIGGSVLVPEPGADRVAEHAAVIEDLVEDGCRVGAVVGGGGVAREYIGAARDLGANEIELDQLGIDVTRLNARLLIAALGEEAVTAPAEDYDEAGEALRRGDVSVMGGVAPAQTTDAVGAALAEYIDADLLVYATSVPGVYSDDPNESDDATKYDRLSAGELVDAIAGLEMNAGSSAPVDLLAAKIIERSGMRTIVLDGTDPDRIARAVRQGDHEGTDVIPDGVGEEPTYWAGDEEAEDDRER, translated from the coding sequence ATGAAAGTGGTCGTCTCTATCGGTGGGAGCGTGCTCGTGCCGGAACCCGGTGCGGATCGAGTGGCCGAACACGCTGCCGTCATCGAGGACCTCGTCGAGGACGGCTGTCGGGTCGGCGCCGTCGTCGGCGGCGGGGGTGTCGCGCGCGAATATATCGGAGCCGCCCGGGATCTGGGGGCGAACGAGATCGAACTCGACCAGCTCGGGATCGACGTCACGCGGCTCAACGCACGGCTGCTGATCGCCGCGCTCGGCGAGGAGGCCGTCACCGCGCCCGCGGAGGACTACGACGAGGCCGGCGAGGCACTGCGTCGCGGCGACGTCTCGGTCATGGGCGGGGTCGCCCCGGCCCAGACCACCGACGCCGTCGGGGCCGCGCTCGCGGAGTACATCGACGCCGACCTGCTCGTGTACGCCACGAGCGTCCCCGGCGTCTACAGCGACGACCCCAACGAGTCCGACGACGCGACGAAGTACGACCGGCTCTCGGCCGGCGAACTCGTCGACGCCATCGCCGGCCTCGAGATGAACGCCGGCTCCTCCGCCCCGGTCGACCTGCTGGCGGCGAAGATCATCGAGCGGTCGGGGATGCGAACGATCGTCCTCGACGGCACCGATCCCGACCGGATCGCCCGCGCGGTTCGACAGGGCGATCACGAGGGAACCGACGTGATCCCGGACGGCGTCGGCGAGGAGCCGACGTACTGGGCCGGGGACGAGGAAGCGGAGGACGACCGCGAGCGATGA
- a CDS encoding CapA family protein has translation MTREEETHRIGFVGDVMLGRLVDRRQRERPPDAVWGTMLERLRELDALVVNLECCLSTRGREWRRTNRPFHFRADPDWAVPALEAAGVDVCALANNHVLDYEVVALRDTLEHLDEAGIARTGAGETIDEALEPAVVTVDGDDRSEDALELAVVSLTDNTREYAADEESPGTAWIDVDVDDDRTSRRVREAIERAREAEPDLLVASLHWGPNMVTEPPDSFREFGRWLVEEGVDLVHGHSAHVFQGIEVHDGRPILYDTGDFVDDYRVDPELRNDRSFLFVLSVSSDGELRELRLEPTEIDDCAAREAGPDAAEWARERIRELSSPFGTEFERDAESLVLPFERDR, from the coding sequence ATGACTCGAGAGGAGGAGACCCACCGGATCGGCTTCGTCGGCGACGTCATGCTCGGTCGCCTGGTCGACCGGCGACAACGCGAGCGGCCGCCCGACGCGGTGTGGGGAACGATGCTCGAGCGGCTCCGGGAACTCGACGCACTCGTCGTCAACCTCGAGTGCTGTCTCTCGACGCGGGGCCGGGAGTGGCGGCGGACGAACCGCCCCTTCCACTTCCGGGCGGACCCCGACTGGGCGGTGCCGGCGCTCGAGGCGGCCGGGGTCGACGTCTGCGCACTGGCGAACAACCACGTGCTGGACTACGAGGTGGTGGCGCTGCGGGATACCCTCGAGCACCTGGACGAGGCGGGGATCGCCCGCACGGGTGCTGGGGAGACGATCGACGAGGCGCTCGAACCGGCGGTCGTTACGGTCGACGGCGACGACCGGAGCGAGGACGCCCTCGAACTTGCCGTCGTCTCCCTGACCGACAACACCCGCGAGTACGCGGCCGACGAGGAGTCGCCCGGAACCGCGTGGATCGACGTCGACGTCGACGACGACCGGACGAGCCGGCGCGTCCGGGAGGCCATAGAGCGCGCTCGAGAGGCGGAGCCGGATCTGCTGGTCGCGTCACTGCACTGGGGTCCGAACATGGTCACGGAACCGCCCGACTCGTTCCGCGAGTTCGGCCGCTGGCTGGTCGAGGAGGGTGTGGACCTCGTCCACGGCCACAGCGCCCACGTCTTCCAGGGGATCGAGGTTCACGACGGGCGGCCGATCCTGTATGATACGGGCGACTTCGTCGACGACTACCGGGTCGATCCGGAACTGCGAAACGACCGGAGTTTCCTGTTCGTTCTCTCGGTCTCGTCGGACGGCGAGCTTCGGGAGTTGCGGCTCGAGCCGACGGAGATCGACGACTGTGCGGCCCGCGAGGCGGGTCCCGACGCGGCCGAGTGGGCCCGAGAGCGGATTCGGGAGCTGTCGTCGCCGTTCGGGACCGAGTTCGAACGCGACGCCGAGTCGCTGGTGCTTCCGTTCGAGCGGGATCGCTAG
- a CDS encoding molybdopterin synthase — protein sequence MHVLGIIDRGADGDAVERAVDRVVDRLSRTGRVGVVRYDATIADGTPVQARDDGGSVALGGDVTYDLGADGDWMATGTGLTVQDALDRLAIDCDYAVVVGVSQLRYPSIAVGPEATEADGDDSRLAVIDAPADLETAFPAPDQGEETDDGLVAALEATEPYETLGSLVEHVKRSPKAERSGAIATFTGRVRAKDAEDDARTEYLEFEKYEGVADERMATIERELEDRDGVLEVELYHRTGVVEDGEDIVFVVVLAGHREEAFRTVEDGINRLKDEVPLFKKEVTVEEEFWVHDRS from the coding sequence ATGCACGTACTCGGCATCATCGACCGCGGGGCCGACGGCGACGCCGTGGAACGGGCCGTCGATCGGGTCGTCGACCGGCTCTCCCGGACCGGACGGGTCGGCGTCGTCAGGTACGACGCCACGATCGCCGACGGGACGCCGGTCCAGGCCCGCGACGACGGGGGCTCCGTCGCGCTCGGCGGCGACGTCACCTACGACCTCGGCGCGGACGGCGACTGGATGGCCACGGGGACGGGGCTGACCGTCCAGGACGCGCTCGACCGACTCGCGATCGACTGCGACTACGCAGTCGTCGTGGGCGTCTCCCAACTGCGATACCCGTCGATCGCCGTCGGACCGGAGGCGACCGAAGCCGACGGGGACGACTCCCGGCTGGCCGTCATCGACGCTCCCGCCGATCTCGAGACGGCGTTCCCCGCACCCGACCAGGGCGAGGAGACGGACGACGGCCTCGTCGCCGCCCTCGAGGCAACTGAACCCTACGAGACGCTGGGTTCGCTCGTCGAACACGTCAAGCGATCGCCGAAGGCCGAGCGATCCGGGGCGATCGCCACGTTCACCGGCCGCGTCCGGGCGAAAGACGCCGAAGACGACGCCCGCACCGAGTACCTCGAGTTCGAGAAGTACGAGGGCGTCGCCGACGAGCGGATGGCGACCATCGAACGGGAACTCGAGGACCGCGACGGCGTCCTCGAGGTCGAACTCTACCATCGGACGGGCGTCGTCGAGGACGGGGAAGACATCGTCTTCGTCGTCGTTCTCGCTGGCCACCGCGAGGAGGCGTTCCGAACGGTCGAAGACGGGATCAACCGGCTGAAAGACGAGGTGCCGCTGTTCAAGAAGGAAGTGACGGTCGAGGAGGAGTTCTGGGTCCACGACCGGTCCTGA
- a CDS encoding DUF7123 family protein, protein MSMSTTTQPSTESKEHRLKRYLRERAEDGELYFKGKFIADEVGLSPKEIGALMVKLSESASDLEIEKWSYTSATTWRVEPA, encoded by the coding sequence ATGTCGATGAGCACGACAACGCAACCCTCCACGGAAAGCAAGGAACACCGCCTGAAACGCTACCTGCGCGAACGCGCCGAAGACGGAGAGCTCTACTTTAAGGGCAAGTTTATCGCCGACGAGGTCGGGCTCTCCCCGAAGGAGATCGGCGCGCTGATGGTCAAACTCTCGGAATCGGCGAGTGATCTCGAGATCGAGAAGTGGTCGTACACGAGCGCGACCACGTGGCGCGTGGAACCCGCGTAG
- a CDS encoding site-2 protease family protein, which yields MDDGDSTGFGRAPSDAGLEAGPPLVRIRSAFAVYEVRTEGEDDDRLVYYGDPLKQPEQVMQDLWPVFREAGYDLELRTRHGEYVLVAEPISVGIDGVPWTNVLLLALTVVSTLFAGSMWYHIDPIANPTEMWRAWPFTVAILGVLGVHEMGHYVLSRYHKVKASLPYFIPVPTLIGTMGAVIKMKGRMPDRKALFDIGVAGPLAGLVATIGVTIVGLHLPPVTAPAEVVQDPDAIQIQLGYPPLLELLAAAFDQPLYRDDPATAVHPVVIGGWVGMFVTFLNLIPVGQLDGGHILRAMAGRYQETIAALVPGVLFGLAAYLYYVADYGLNSVLIWGIWGVFTAVLASVGPAEPMDDGELGTGRFVLGIVTFALGLLCFMQVPIVVIE from the coding sequence ATGGACGACGGCGATTCGACCGGGTTCGGGAGGGCGCCCTCCGACGCCGGCCTCGAGGCTGGGCCGCCCCTCGTGCGGATCCGGTCGGCGTTCGCGGTCTACGAGGTCCGAACTGAGGGCGAGGACGACGACCGGCTCGTGTACTACGGTGACCCGCTGAAACAGCCCGAGCAGGTGATGCAGGACCTGTGGCCCGTCTTCCGTGAAGCGGGGTACGACCTCGAGTTGCGGACACGCCACGGGGAGTACGTACTCGTCGCGGAGCCGATCAGCGTCGGGATCGACGGCGTTCCCTGGACGAACGTCCTCCTGCTCGCGCTGACGGTCGTTTCGACGCTGTTTGCCGGGTCGATGTGGTATCACATCGACCCGATCGCCAACCCGACCGAGATGTGGCGCGCGTGGCCGTTCACGGTCGCCATCCTCGGCGTTCTCGGGGTTCACGAGATGGGCCACTACGTACTGAGCCGCTACCACAAGGTCAAGGCGTCGCTGCCGTATTTCATCCCCGTCCCGACGCTGATCGGGACGATGGGCGCGGTCATCAAAATGAAAGGACGGATGCCCGACCGCAAGGCGCTGTTCGATATCGGCGTCGCCGGGCCGCTCGCGGGCCTCGTCGCCACGATCGGGGTGACGATCGTCGGGCTCCACCTCCCGCCGGTCACCGCGCCCGCGGAGGTCGTCCAGGATCCCGACGCCATCCAGATCCAGTTAGGCTACCCGCCGCTGCTCGAGTTGCTCGCGGCGGCGTTCGACCAGCCGCTGTACCGGGACGATCCCGCGACGGCGGTCCACCCGGTCGTCATCGGCGGCTGGGTCGGGATGTTCGTCACCTTCCTCAACCTGATCCCCGTCGGCCAGCTCGACGGCGGCCACATCCTGCGGGCGATGGCGGGCCGCTACCAGGAGACGATCGCGGCGCTGGTGCCCGGCGTGCTGTTCGGCCTCGCTGCTTACCTCTACTACGTGGCCGACTACGGGCTGAACTCGGTGCTCATCTGGGGCATCTGGGGGGTGTTCACCGCGGTACTGGCGTCGGTCGGCCCCGCGGAGCCGATGGACGACGGGGAACTCGGGACCGGACGGTTCGTCCTCGGGATCGTCACCTTCGCGCTCGGCTTGCTGTGTTTCATGCAGGTGCCGATCGTGGTGATCGAGTAG
- the thiL gene encoding thiamine-phosphate kinase produces MDERGALALLDAELEAVGDDAAVIDGLVVTTDMLHDRTDFPEGTTRYTAGWRSVAASLSDVAAMGATATAAVAAYAAPAFDREELLAFVRGASDVCEAVDAEYVGGDLDEHQEFTVATTAIGRTGAGGDGTDPVPRSGARPGDRVCVTGTLGRSAAALEMFERASDASAGDSSAADLRERANDLFRFEPRVAAGRALAPHATAMMDSSDGLARSLHQLSEASDCGFAIDGDRVPIDDAVRDVADDEAAALELATTFGEDFELVATVPEDELAAVREAADVPVTEIGTVLEREEGITLDGEPLADEGYTHG; encoded by the coding sequence ATGGACGAACGCGGGGCACTGGCGCTGTTGGACGCGGAACTCGAGGCCGTCGGCGACGACGCGGCCGTGATCGACGGGCTGGTCGTGACGACGGACATGCTCCACGACCGGACGGACTTCCCCGAGGGGACGACCCGGTACACGGCCGGCTGGCGGTCCGTCGCCGCGTCGCTGTCGGACGTGGCGGCGATGGGGGCCACGGCGACGGCCGCGGTCGCCGCCTACGCCGCCCCCGCGTTCGATCGGGAGGAACTGCTCGCGTTCGTCCGCGGCGCGAGCGACGTCTGCGAGGCGGTCGACGCCGAGTACGTCGGGGGCGACCTCGACGAACACCAGGAGTTCACGGTGGCGACGACCGCGATCGGTCGCACGGGCGCGGGCGGCGACGGCACGGACCCCGTCCCCAGAAGCGGCGCTCGTCCCGGCGACCGCGTCTGCGTGACCGGGACCCTGGGGCGAAGCGCCGCCGCCCTCGAGATGTTCGAGCGGGCGAGCGACGCCAGCGCCGGCGACTCGAGTGCGGCCGACCTGCGGGAACGTGCCAACGACCTCTTCCGGTTCGAGCCCCGGGTCGCCGCCGGCCGCGCGCTCGCCCCGCACGCAACCGCGATGATGGACTCGAGCGACGGGCTCGCCCGCTCGCTCCACCAGTTGAGCGAGGCCAGTGACTGCGGGTTCGCGATCGACGGCGATCGGGTCCCCATCGACGACGCCGTCCGCGACGTGGCCGACGACGAAGCGGCGGCTCTGGAACTGGCCACGACGTTCGGCGAGGACTTCGAACTGGTCGCGACCGTTCCCGAGGACGAACTCGCGGCCGTCCGGGAGGCCGCTGACGTGCCCGTGACCGAGATCGGGACGGTCCTCGAGCGCGAGGAAGGGATCACCCTCGACGGAGAGCCGTTAGCGGACGAGGGGTACACGCACGGCTAG
- a CDS encoding 30S ribosomal protein S19e, which yields MATMYDVPADDLIEALAEDLEERLDEPDWAQFTKTGADRELPPEQEDFWAVRAASLLRKVADRGPVGVERLATEYGGAKGGSTRYRVAPAHRTDGSRNLIRTILQQLEEEGLVETAEGEGRRVTPDGQSLLDDTAGDVLEELDRPELERYA from the coding sequence ATGGCTACGATGTACGACGTTCCGGCGGACGACCTCATCGAGGCGCTCGCCGAGGACCTCGAGGAACGGCTCGACGAACCCGACTGGGCGCAGTTCACCAAGACCGGCGCCGACCGCGAACTCCCGCCCGAACAGGAGGACTTCTGGGCAGTCCGCGCCGCGAGTCTCCTGCGCAAGGTCGCCGACCGCGGCCCCGTCGGTGTCGAACGGCTCGCGACCGAGTACGGCGGCGCGAAGGGCGGGTCCACCCGCTACCGCGTCGCTCCCGCTCACCGTACCGACGGCTCCCGGAACCTGATCCGGACCATCCTCCAGCAACTCGAGGAGGAAGGGCTCGTCGAGACCGCCGAGGGCGAAGGTCGCCGCGTCACCCCCGATGGCCAGAGTCTGCTGGACGACACGGCCGGCGACGTCCTGGAAGAACTCGACCGTCCGGAACTCGAGCGCTACGCGTAG
- a CDS encoding DNA-binding protein, whose amino-acid sequence MSERPDEEKLEELRQKKMEQLQERAEGQDAETQEAAKQQAEAQKNAVLRQHLTDDARKRLNTVKMSKPQFGEQVERQVVSLARSGRIQGKIDDEKMKQLLKELKPDSKSFDIQRR is encoded by the coding sequence ATGAGCGAACGCCCGGACGAGGAGAAACTCGAGGAGTTGCGACAGAAGAAGATGGAGCAACTGCAGGAACGGGCCGAAGGGCAAGACGCCGAGACGCAGGAGGCCGCAAAGCAGCAGGCCGAAGCCCAGAAGAACGCGGTGCTGCGCCAGCACCTCACCGACGACGCCCGCAAGCGACTCAACACCGTCAAGATGAGCAAGCCCCAGTTCGGCGAGCAGGTCGAGCGCCAGGTCGTCTCGCTCGCCCGGAGCGGCCGGATCCAGGGCAAAATCGACGACGAAAAGATGAAACAGCTCCTCAAGGAGCTGAAACCCGACTCCAAGAGCTTCGACATCCAGCGCCGGTGA